Proteins found in one Sorghum bicolor cultivar BTx623 chromosome 1, Sorghum_bicolor_NCBIv3, whole genome shotgun sequence genomic segment:
- the LOC8060888 gene encoding elongation factor G, mitochondrial isoform X1 has translation MAMARRSASHLLSSFRPFSLLLQPHLADSPSPAAAAAAASARRAMSAASALRARDEKDVARWRESMARMRNIGISAHIDSGKTTLTERVLYYTGRIHEIHEVRGRDGVGAKMDSMDLEREKGITIQSAATYCTWKDYQINIIDTPGHVDFTIEVERALRVLDGAILVLCSVGGVQSQSITVDRQMRRYDIPRVAFINKLDRMGADPWKVLNQARSKLRHHNAAVQVPIGLEEEFEGLVDLVEMKAYKFEGSSGQNVTASDIPLNMEDLVTEKRRELIEVVSEVDDQLAEAFLNDEPITANQLKAAIRRATVAQKFIPVYMGSAFKNKGVQPLLDGVLDYLPCPLEVDNYALDQNKSEEKVLLAGTPAEPLVALAFKLEEGRFGQLTYLRIYDGVIRKGDFIYNVNTGKKIKVPRLVRMHSNEMEDIQEAYAGQIVAVFGVDCASGDTFTDGTVKYTMTSMNVPEPVMSLAVSPISKDSGGQFSKALNRFQKEDPTFRVGLDAESGQTIISGMGELHLDIYVERIKREYKVDAKVGKPRVNFRETITQRAEFDYLHKKQSGGQGQYGRVCGYIEPLPSGSDGKFEFDNMIIGQAIPSNFIPAIEKGFREACNSGSLIGHPVENLRIVLTDGASHQVDSSELAFKLAAIYAFRQCYTSAKPVILEPVMKVELKFPTEFQGTVTGDMNKRKGIIVGNEQEGDDTIVVCHVPLNNMFGYATAIRSVTQGKGEFTMEYLEHNVVSQDVQMQLVNSYKAAKGTE, from the exons ATGGCCATGGCCCGGCGTTCTGCCTCCCATCTCCTATCCTCCTTCCGCCCCTTTTCCCTCCTCCTCCAGCCGCACCTCGCTGACTCCCCCTcgccggcggccgcggccgcggcggcgtcaGCTCGGCGGGCGATGTCGGCGGCGTCGGCCCTACGTGCACGGGACGAGAAGGATGTGGCGCGGTGGCGGGAGTCGATGGCCCGGATGCGGAATATCGGCATCTCCGCGCACATCGACTCTGGGAAGACGACGCTCACAGAGCGGGTCCTCTACTACACCGGCAGGATCCACGAGATCCACGAGGTGCGCGGCCGTGACGGCGTCGGCGCTAAGATGGACTCCATGGACCTCGAGCGCGAAAAGGGGATTACCATTCAGTCTGCTGCCACCTACTGCACCTGGAAGGATTACCAG ATTAATATTATTGATACTCCAGGTCACGTGGATTTCACCATTGAGGTTGAAAGGGCACTCCGTGTTCTTGAtggtgctatacttgtgctaTGTAGTGTTGGTGGTGTACAAAGTCAGTCGATCACTGTTGATCGGCAAATGAGAAGATATGACATCCCAAGGGTTGCTTTCATTAACAAGTTGGACCGTATGGGAGCTGATCCATGGAAGGTTCTTAACCAG GCGCGATCCAAGCTCCGTCACCACAATGCAGCTGTACAAGTACCCATAGGATTAGAAGAGGAGTTTGAGGGCCTTGTTGACCTTGTAGAAATGAAGGCTTATAAGTTCGAGGGTTCTAGTGG CCAGAATGTAACTGCTTCTGATATTCCATTGAACATGGAGGATTTAGTCACTGAGAAGCGTCGTGAACTTATTGAAGTTGTTTCTGAAGTAGATGATCAGCTTGCTGAAGCTTTTCTCAATGATGAGCCAATAACAGCTAATCAGCTTAAG GCTGCTATTCGAAGAGCTACAGTGGCACAGAAGTTCATACCAGTATACATGGGAAGTGCATTCAAAAATAAG GGTGTTCAACCGCTTCTTGATGGCGTGCTGGATTATCTACCATGCCCGTTGGAGGTTGATAACTACGCCCTTGATCAAAACAAATCCGAAGAGAAG GTACTATTGGCTGGAACTCCAGCTGAACCACTTGTGGCATTAGCGTTTAAGCTAGAGGAAGGTCGTTTTGGTCAGCTGACCTATCTAAG AATCTATGATGGTGTTATAAGGAAGGGTGACTTCATATACAATGTCAATACAGGGAAGAAAATCAAA GTTCCTCGCTTGGTAAGGATGCACTCTAATGAGATGGAG GATATTCAAGAAGCATATGCTGGCCAAATTGTTGCTGTTTTTGGTGTTGATTGTGCATCAG GCGATACATTTACGGATGGAACAGTGAAATATACTATGACTTCAATGAATGTCCCTGAACCTGTGATGTCCTTGGCAGTTTCACCTATATCTAAAGACTCTGGAGGACAA TTTTCGAAAGCTCTGAATCGCTTCCAAAAGGAGGATCCTACTTTCCGTGTGGGTTTGGATGCTGAGAGTGGCCAG ACAATTATTTCAGGGATGGGTGAGCTGCATCTGGATATATATGTTGAACGTATTAAGAGAGAGTACAAG GTGGATGCAAAGGTAGGAAAACCTCGTGTTAACTTCAGGGAAACAATCACCCAGCGTGCTGAATTTGATTATTTGCACAAAAAGCAATCTGGCGGTCAAGGTCAGTATGGACGAGTTTGTGG GTACATTGAGCCTCTTCCATCAGGTTCTGATGGTAAATTCGAATTTGATAACATGATTATTGGACAAGCAATTCCTTCAAACTTTATACCAGCAATAGAGAAGGGTTTTAGGGAAGCTTGCAATTC GGGTTCATTGATCGGTCATCCTGTTGAAAATTTAAGAATTGTACTGACTGATGGGGCTTCACATCAGGTGGATTCCAGTGAACTTGCTTTTAAGCTAGCTGCTATCTATGCTTTTCGACAG tGTTACACTTCTGCCAAACCTGTAATATTAGAACCTGTGATGAAGGTGGAACTCAAATTTCCAACAGAGTTCCAGGGCACCGTAACTGGTGATATGAACAA GAGAAAAGGGATCATTGTTGGAAATGAGCAGGAAGGTGACGACACCATTGTAGTTTGCCAT
- the LOC8060888 gene encoding elongation factor G, mitochondrial isoform X2: MRRYDIPRVAFINKLDRMGADPWKVLNQARSKLRHHNAAVQVPIGLEEEFEGLVDLVEMKAYKFEGSSGQNVTASDIPLNMEDLVTEKRRELIEVVSEVDDQLAEAFLNDEPITANQLKAAIRRATVAQKFIPVYMGSAFKNKGVQPLLDGVLDYLPCPLEVDNYALDQNKSEEKVLLAGTPAEPLVALAFKLEEGRFGQLTYLRIYDGVIRKGDFIYNVNTGKKIKVPRLVRMHSNEMEDIQEAYAGQIVAVFGVDCASGDTFTDGTVKYTMTSMNVPEPVMSLAVSPISKDSGGQFSKALNRFQKEDPTFRVGLDAESGQTIISGMGELHLDIYVERIKREYKVDAKVGKPRVNFRETITQRAEFDYLHKKQSGGQGQYGRVCGYIEPLPSGSDGKFEFDNMIIGQAIPSNFIPAIEKGFREACNSGSLIGHPVENLRIVLTDGASHQVDSSELAFKLAAIYAFRQCYTSAKPVILEPVMKVELKFPTEFQGTVTGDMNKRKGIIVGNEQEGDDTIVVCHVPLNNMFGYATAIRSVTQGKGEFTMEYLEHNVVSQDVQMQLVNSYKAAKGTE; encoded by the exons ATGAGAAGATATGACATCCCAAGGGTTGCTTTCATTAACAAGTTGGACCGTATGGGAGCTGATCCATGGAAGGTTCTTAACCAG GCGCGATCCAAGCTCCGTCACCACAATGCAGCTGTACAAGTACCCATAGGATTAGAAGAGGAGTTTGAGGGCCTTGTTGACCTTGTAGAAATGAAGGCTTATAAGTTCGAGGGTTCTAGTGG CCAGAATGTAACTGCTTCTGATATTCCATTGAACATGGAGGATTTAGTCACTGAGAAGCGTCGTGAACTTATTGAAGTTGTTTCTGAAGTAGATGATCAGCTTGCTGAAGCTTTTCTCAATGATGAGCCAATAACAGCTAATCAGCTTAAG GCTGCTATTCGAAGAGCTACAGTGGCACAGAAGTTCATACCAGTATACATGGGAAGTGCATTCAAAAATAAG GGTGTTCAACCGCTTCTTGATGGCGTGCTGGATTATCTACCATGCCCGTTGGAGGTTGATAACTACGCCCTTGATCAAAACAAATCCGAAGAGAAG GTACTATTGGCTGGAACTCCAGCTGAACCACTTGTGGCATTAGCGTTTAAGCTAGAGGAAGGTCGTTTTGGTCAGCTGACCTATCTAAG AATCTATGATGGTGTTATAAGGAAGGGTGACTTCATATACAATGTCAATACAGGGAAGAAAATCAAA GTTCCTCGCTTGGTAAGGATGCACTCTAATGAGATGGAG GATATTCAAGAAGCATATGCTGGCCAAATTGTTGCTGTTTTTGGTGTTGATTGTGCATCAG GCGATACATTTACGGATGGAACAGTGAAATATACTATGACTTCAATGAATGTCCCTGAACCTGTGATGTCCTTGGCAGTTTCACCTATATCTAAAGACTCTGGAGGACAA TTTTCGAAAGCTCTGAATCGCTTCCAAAAGGAGGATCCTACTTTCCGTGTGGGTTTGGATGCTGAGAGTGGCCAG ACAATTATTTCAGGGATGGGTGAGCTGCATCTGGATATATATGTTGAACGTATTAAGAGAGAGTACAAG GTGGATGCAAAGGTAGGAAAACCTCGTGTTAACTTCAGGGAAACAATCACCCAGCGTGCTGAATTTGATTATTTGCACAAAAAGCAATCTGGCGGTCAAGGTCAGTATGGACGAGTTTGTGG GTACATTGAGCCTCTTCCATCAGGTTCTGATGGTAAATTCGAATTTGATAACATGATTATTGGACAAGCAATTCCTTCAAACTTTATACCAGCAATAGAGAAGGGTTTTAGGGAAGCTTGCAATTC GGGTTCATTGATCGGTCATCCTGTTGAAAATTTAAGAATTGTACTGACTGATGGGGCTTCACATCAGGTGGATTCCAGTGAACTTGCTTTTAAGCTAGCTGCTATCTATGCTTTTCGACAG tGTTACACTTCTGCCAAACCTGTAATATTAGAACCTGTGATGAAGGTGGAACTCAAATTTCCAACAGAGTTCCAGGGCACCGTAACTGGTGATATGAACAA GAGAAAAGGGATCATTGTTGGAAATGAGCAGGAAGGTGACGACACCATTGTAGTTTGCCAT